The following proteins come from a genomic window of Vallitaleaceae bacterium 9-2:
- a CDS encoding FAD-dependent oxidoreductase: protein MRKKILVVGGVAGGASAAARARRIDETAEIIMFERGPHVSFSNCSLPYHLSGVVENSDWLVMMDPESFKSKYNIEARIHSEVIEINRDEKKIVIKNQLTEETYEEEYDKLVLSPGANPILPQSIEGIHNENVFVVRNVVDIKKLKAYIDANAVKKAVVVGGGFIGVEVAENMHMAGIHVSLVEALNQVMGPFDFDMAQILHKEMLDKGIDLIVSDGIEKVDDHSIRLQSGREVEADLVVMSIGVYPETALAKQAGLEIGETGGIKVDHNYLTSDSDIYAVGDAIEVYHQLTHRPTRLALAGPAQRQARAAADHIFGKSHTNKGVIGSSVVRVFDMNAASTGLNEKTAQQANIAYDFVYVMPGDKVGLIPDASTMHFKLIFEYPTGRILGAQAIGKGNVDKRIDVIATMITMGGTLEDLKELELCYSPLFGTAKDVVNFAALVGLNILDGVVKQVPVSQVRSLVENNAKIIDVREKGEYAYGHLKNAINIPLSELRERIDEVPKDQTVYLHCRSSQRSYNAIMALQGLGYKNVVNISGSFLGICYYEYFQDISQKREPIVTQYNFN, encoded by the coding sequence ATGCGTAAAAAAATACTGGTAGTTGGTGGTGTTGCCGGGGGTGCTTCAGCAGCAGCTAGAGCAAGAAGAATTGATGAGACAGCAGAGATTATTATGTTTGAAAGAGGTCCACATGTGTCCTTTTCAAATTGTTCACTCCCTTATCATTTGAGCGGTGTGGTAGAAAACAGTGATTGGCTTGTCATGATGGATCCGGAATCATTTAAATCAAAATACAATATAGAAGCACGAATTCATAGTGAAGTTATTGAAATCAATCGAGATGAAAAGAAGATTGTCATAAAGAATCAATTGACAGAAGAAACTTATGAAGAAGAATATGATAAACTTGTGTTATCACCAGGAGCGAATCCTATTTTGCCACAATCCATTGAAGGTATTCATAATGAAAATGTTTTTGTGGTTCGAAATGTTGTTGATATCAAAAAATTAAAAGCCTATATCGATGCAAATGCTGTGAAAAAAGCGGTTGTAGTGGGTGGCGGCTTTATTGGTGTTGAAGTAGCGGAAAATATGCACATGGCAGGGATTCATGTTAGTTTGGTGGAAGCACTTAATCAGGTAATGGGACCTTTTGACTTTGATATGGCTCAAATCCTTCATAAAGAGATGCTAGATAAAGGGATAGATCTTATTGTGAGTGATGGGATAGAAAAAGTAGACGACCATTCAATTAGACTGCAATCCGGACGGGAAGTTGAAGCGGATTTAGTGGTTATGTCCATTGGGGTATACCCAGAAACAGCACTTGCCAAACAGGCAGGATTAGAAATCGGAGAAACTGGAGGCATCAAAGTTGATCACAATTATCTCACCAGTGATTCGGATATATATGCTGTTGGGGACGCAATCGAAGTCTACCATCAATTGACACACCGACCTACACGCCTAGCACTTGCAGGACCGGCTCAACGTCAAGCTAGAGCGGCAGCAGATCATATATTTGGAAAATCGCATACCAATAAAGGGGTTATAGGTTCTTCGGTTGTACGTGTATTTGACATGAACGCTGCATCAACAGGATTGAATGAAAAAACGGCTCAACAGGCAAACATAGCCTATGATTTTGTCTATGTGATGCCGGGAGATAAAGTTGGATTAATTCCAGATGCAAGTACGATGCATTTTAAACTGATTTTTGAATATCCGACAGGACGTATTCTTGGTGCCCAAGCGATTGGAAAAGGGAATGTCGATAAGCGTATTGACGTTATTGCAACGATGATTACCATGGGGGGAACTCTTGAGGATTTAAAAGAATTGGAATTGTGCTATTCACCATTATTTGGAACAGCAAAAGATGTCGTAAATTTTGCAGCACTTGTGGGCTTGAATATTTTAGACGGAGTTGTCAAACAAGTTCCGGTAAGTCAAGTGCGAAGTTTAGTGGAAAACAATGCAAAGATTATTGATGTTCGCGAAAAAGGTGAATATGCTTATGGGCATTTGAAAAATGCGATTAACATTCCGCTAAGTGAATTGCGTGAGCGTATCGATGAAGTACCAAAAGACCAAACCGTTTACCTACATTGCCGATCATCTCAACGAAGCTATAACGCTATCATGGCATTGCAAGGTCTTGGCTATAAAAATGTAGTCAATATTTCAGGATCATTTTTAGGAATATGCTATTATGAATATTTTCAAGATATTTCACAAAAAAGAGAACCGATTGTAACACAATATAATTTCAATTAA
- a CDS encoding calcium/sodium antiporter encodes MDIVLLIIGFLLLVKGADFFVDGAASIARRFNISTMVIGLTLVAFGTSAPELAVSINAALDKSNGLVFGNVIGSNILNILLVLGLSAAITPISIRLKTILKEMPFAIIATVATLFMALDLTIDQTPNVISRVDGLILLILFAIYFYSMLEIIVLGKEEGTFEEISEMSLPRSLILTVIGMAAIIWGSDLTVTGAVGIARTLGLSEVIIGLTIVAIGTSLPELITSVVAARKGENDIAVGNIIGSNIFNLLLVLGVSAVINPVIIDRSSILDLSILTLAMVVVLPIMYTGKKITRKEGIFMSLAYVAYMASLVFRIIG; translated from the coding sequence ATGGATATTGTTTTACTCATTATTGGTTTTTTACTACTGGTCAAAGGTGCTGACTTTTTTGTTGACGGCGCCGCCTCTATCGCTAGACGCTTTAATATCTCTACGATGGTTATTGGATTAACCTTGGTTGCTTTTGGAACAAGTGCTCCAGAACTTGCTGTAAGTATTAACGCTGCTCTTGACAAATCAAACGGTTTGGTCTTTGGAAATGTTATTGGCTCCAACATTCTTAACATTTTACTGGTCTTGGGTTTATCAGCGGCAATTACGCCTATTAGCATTCGTCTAAAAACGATTCTAAAAGAAATGCCGTTTGCCATTATAGCTACAGTTGCTACGCTGTTTATGGCTCTTGACCTGACCATTGATCAGACACCTAATGTCATCTCACGTGTTGATGGTTTAATTCTTCTCATTCTTTTTGCCATCTACTTTTATTCTATGCTCGAGATTATTGTCTTAGGCAAAGAAGAAGGAACATTTGAAGAGATCTCTGAGATGTCCCTTCCCCGAAGTCTTATATTAACCGTTATAGGAATGGCGGCCATCATTTGGGGATCAGACTTAACGGTAACAGGCGCTGTAGGTATTGCACGAACTTTGGGACTATCTGAAGTTATTATCGGATTGACCATTGTCGCTATCGGTACTTCTCTACCAGAGCTTATCACCTCTGTTGTTGCTGCTCGAAAAGGCGAAAATGATATTGCCGTAGGCAATATCATCGGTTCAAACATTTTTAATTTACTTCTCGTTCTAGGTGTCTCGGCTGTTATAAATCCAGTCATTATTGATCGATCTAGTATTCTTGATTTAAGCATCTTAACCCTTGCAATGGTTGTTGTCCTTCCCATTATGTACACTGGGAAAAAAATCACACGCAAAGAAGGAATTTTTATGTCTTTAGCCTATGTTGCATATATGGCCAGTCTTGTTTTTCGAATTATCGGTTAA
- a CDS encoding DEAD/DEAH box helicase, whose protein sequence is MENQFKALGVSDEIIQGITEMGFEEPTIVQKESIPFILSKKDLIVRSKTGSGKTGAFGMPITQRVNPQVKDVQALILSPTRELAVQVDKEIRMMAKATKVSTTAVYGQHNIQTEIEQLKKGVHIVTGTPGRVFDHMERGTLKTEHIEFLVLDEGDRMLDMGFYDQIVKIIKHLPTKRTTLLFSATMPAEIQKICRKYMDNPLTIELESETKTVDTIEQIYYRVEKNEKRKQLSRIIRAENPTGVIVFCNMRREVDRVKQYLANGGFNVEALHGAISQNKRLKTIQKLKKGKIQVLVATDVAARGIHVDELSHVINYDIPVEKDSYVHRIGRTGRAGNSGKAISLVTADDVMSLYEIEEHVGRLIEESELPVHVPALPGANKTHKTAKPKSAPKHQHMPKHQHTSKPQQTSHAVKKRVPEISVEIVHKKKTQSTHNEGTEANTVKASTQKLSWLQRVKHFLKKA, encoded by the coding sequence ATGGAAAATCAATTTAAAGCGTTAGGCGTATCGGATGAAATTATTCAAGGGATTACGGAGATGGGATTTGAAGAACCGACGATAGTTCAAAAAGAGAGTATTCCTTTTATACTGAGTAAAAAAGACCTGATTGTCCGTTCAAAAACAGGAAGTGGAAAAACAGGTGCTTTTGGTATGCCAATCACACAACGTGTAAATCCCCAAGTAAAAGACGTACAGGCCCTTATTCTTTCGCCGACTAGAGAGTTAGCGGTGCAAGTGGATAAAGAGATACGCATGATGGCAAAAGCAACAAAAGTATCAACAACTGCAGTGTATGGTCAGCATAACATTCAAACAGAAATTGAACAATTAAAAAAAGGTGTACATATTGTGACAGGAACACCTGGACGTGTGTTTGACCATATGGAGCGAGGAACATTAAAAACTGAACATATTGAGTTTTTGGTATTAGATGAAGGAGACCGAATGCTTGATATGGGATTTTACGACCAAATTGTAAAAATCATCAAACATCTTCCGACAAAAAGAACAACACTCTTATTTTCAGCAACAATGCCGGCAGAAATACAAAAGATTTGCCGAAAATATATGGATAATCCTTTGACTATTGAGTTAGAGTCTGAGACCAAAACAGTCGATACGATAGAACAAATCTACTATCGAGTTGAAAAAAATGAAAAGCGCAAACAATTATCACGAATTATACGTGCAGAAAATCCAACAGGTGTCATTGTTTTTTGTAATATGCGCCGTGAGGTTGACCGTGTAAAGCAATATCTTGCGAATGGAGGATTCAATGTTGAAGCATTACATGGAGCGATTAGTCAGAATAAACGTTTAAAAACCATTCAAAAGTTAAAAAAAGGAAAAATTCAAGTACTTGTCGCAACAGATGTTGCAGCACGTGGTATACATGTTGACGAGTTAAGCCATGTAATTAACTATGATATACCTGTAGAAAAAGACAGTTATGTACATCGTATTGGACGAACAGGACGTGCAGGCAATAGTGGAAAAGCCATATCATTAGTTACAGCGGATGATGTGATGAGCTTATATGAAATTGAAGAACATGTTGGACGTTTAATCGAAGAATCTGAATTACCGGTTCACGTGCCGGCTTTACCTGGAGCGAATAAAACGCATAAAACGGCAAAGCCAAAAAGTGCGCCAAAGCACCAACATATGCCAAAGCATCAACATACATCAAAACCACAACAAACTTCCCATGCAGTTAAAAAGCGGGTTCCGGAGATTTCAGTTGAAATTGTCCATAAAAAGAAAACTCAGTCCACCCATAATGAGGGGACTGAGGCAAATACGGTTAAGGCAAGTACGCAAAAGTTATCTTGGTTACAACGTGTAAAGCACTTTTTGAAAAAAGCTTAA
- a CDS encoding LysR family transcriptional regulator, which produces MNIEYLKSFYYIANLNSISKASKVLHISQPGLSQQLKKLEGEIGHPLLTRTSQGVLLTSIGEVVFKYATSIFHLENDLHESIHSLISAQDTLSIAVCKNFGSFYLATKIHAFKTLYQDTHMIIDTYPSHDVVSKVCSHDYNIGITMFPEQLHQLQATPFFKDQLVLCTAPSFKADTIDVNDLANLPLIVRETTSSTYERIKLFIESSTLNTMDNLSPIFSCNCSNIIKNTLISGNGFSFLPLSSIQHELNTHQLKIIRVNNAPCQLLSFQYAFVQRPQYKLNTYEQAFKDFLQSLPSIAAF; this is translated from the coding sequence ATGAATATTGAATATCTCAAATCATTTTACTATATCGCAAACTTAAATAGTATTTCAAAAGCGAGCAAAGTGTTACATATCTCGCAACCCGGCTTAAGCCAGCAGTTAAAAAAGCTTGAAGGTGAAATCGGACACCCTCTTTTAACTCGTACATCTCAAGGTGTCCTTTTGACCTCAATCGGAGAGGTCGTTTTTAAATATGCCACCTCTATTTTTCACTTGGAAAATGACCTTCATGAATCTATTCACAGTCTAATTAGCGCTCAAGATACTTTATCCATTGCTGTTTGCAAAAACTTTGGGTCTTTTTATCTTGCCACAAAAATACATGCTTTTAAGACGCTTTATCAAGATACACATATGATAATTGATACCTACCCATCCCATGACGTTGTGAGTAAAGTATGTAGCCACGACTATAACATTGGAATCACCATGTTTCCTGAACAGCTTCATCAACTTCAAGCAACTCCATTTTTTAAAGATCAACTCGTCTTATGCACTGCCCCAAGCTTTAAGGCTGACACAATTGATGTGAATGATCTGGCTAATCTCCCTTTAATTGTGCGTGAGACAACCTCCAGCACCTATGAACGCATTAAGCTCTTTATTGAAAGTTCCACACTAAATACCATGGATAATTTATCCCCTATATTTTCATGCAATTGCTCAAATATCATCAAAAATACTCTTATCTCTGGTAATGGATTTAGCTTTTTGCCACTCAGCAGCATTCAACACGAATTAAACACCCATCAACTTAAGATCATTCGAGTGAACAACGCACCTTGCCAGCTGCTTTCCTTTCAATACGCCTTTGTACAAAGACCTCAGTATAAGCTCAATACTTATGAACAGGCCTTTAAAGATTTTCTTCAATCTCTACCATCAATTGCCGCATTTTAG
- a CDS encoding transporter substrate-binding domain-containing protein: protein MRRVHVILSLFAMVCFFSVSSMALNSEAIVFTEEEQEFIKTHPTIRLGIDPEFMPFEYLDINENYTGITAEYLELISERTGITFEIVEGLTWPEAYDAALNKEIDVLPALSKTVQREEFFLFSNPYYNFKRVLVTQSDNQDIKKIEDLAEHTVATQRNSSHHSYLMEQGEVNLSLYESVETALTNVASGNEEVYVGNLATTNYIIHSNGLTNLRYITFETEKPLGLHLGIRNDWPQLQSIINKGLDSISESERIAIHERWIGVVNAVDYGPFFRIIIGIVFIAFVSLGVSLFWIVRLRKEVKKRERIQKELEKASQVKSSFMARMSHEIRTPLNAIIGLSYILKRKQATAAQKVQLDRITQAANTMLGIVNDLLDFSKIEAGKVEIENMPFNIESVIQNVLSIISYRLQETNVELQLNKSPELPNWFIGDKKRIEQILLNLLNNSAKFTETGHIYVSVEVNKSEEDDMHKLCFYIEDTGIGMTQDQLKHLFKPFMQADASINRRFGGTGLGLSIVKNLVDTMDGTVSVESEEDKGTIFRVELPVKIDEEREKAYRENIKKTNLNHLHTLIISNNEPLNERITSYLKSFGMSCQIMETIVDGKMWIEHKNLYDLVILDYDIDTESVFDFTRNLKSNEKISKVPKIIMLLPVMREDLFEQMERYDVDIGIGKPLIPSVLFNGIIDLYGHNYERTSSQSITLVEENTHTILLIEDNVTNQLIAGSLLEEAGYTILIASNGEEGVETFQKHKDETSIVLMDLHMPIMNGYEAARAIRSMSPDVPIVAMTADMIEGVKEECEEHGMHYFIGKPFEPSQLAKTIHEIINKQDAKRRQASKTSRDLIQPQILNEKEGMKQLGHNKELYQQVLNAFYEENKHFVDYFNKLVTSKQYNQSREMIHKIKGSLGNLGCHEMHQLAKNLQYAFEAKDEEQIHDLTHAFLPKMRQLMVEIEENL, encoded by the coding sequence ATGAGGAGAGTACATGTTATCTTAAGTTTGTTTGCAATGGTGTGTTTTTTTAGTGTAAGCAGCATGGCTCTAAATAGTGAAGCCATAGTTTTTACAGAAGAAGAACAAGAATTTATTAAAACCCATCCTACGATTCGCTTGGGGATTGACCCGGAATTTATGCCTTTTGAGTATTTAGATATTAATGAAAATTATACAGGAATAACAGCAGAGTATTTGGAACTTATCAGTGAACGCACAGGCATTACTTTTGAAATCGTTGAGGGGTTAACATGGCCAGAGGCATATGATGCAGCGCTAAATAAAGAAATTGATGTTCTACCTGCATTGTCAAAAACTGTGCAGCGAGAAGAATTTTTTCTTTTTTCAAATCCATATTATAACTTTAAGCGGGTCCTTGTAACCCAATCGGATAATCAGGACATAAAAAAAATAGAGGATCTTGCAGAACATACGGTGGCAACACAAAGAAATAGTTCCCATCATAGTTATCTAATGGAACAAGGGGAGGTTAATCTTAGTCTATATGAGTCGGTTGAGACGGCTTTAACTAACGTTGCTAGTGGAAATGAAGAGGTTTATGTGGGTAATTTGGCTACAACGAATTATATTATTCATTCGAATGGATTGACCAATTTACGATATATTACTTTTGAAACAGAAAAACCATTAGGACTTCACTTGGGTATACGAAACGACTGGCCACAATTACAGTCCATCATCAATAAAGGATTGGATTCTATTAGTGAAAGCGAGCGTATTGCAATTCATGAACGTTGGATTGGCGTTGTCAATGCAGTGGACTACGGACCTTTTTTTCGAATTATCATCGGGATTGTTTTTATAGCTTTTGTAAGTCTGGGTGTTTCTTTGTTTTGGATTGTACGTTTGCGCAAAGAAGTGAAAAAGCGTGAACGGATCCAAAAAGAGCTTGAAAAGGCAAGTCAAGTAAAATCAAGTTTTATGGCAAGGATGTCTCATGAGATACGAACACCGTTAAATGCCATTATTGGCCTTTCTTATATTCTTAAAAGAAAGCAAGCAACAGCTGCGCAAAAAGTTCAATTAGACCGTATTACCCAAGCAGCAAATACAATGCTTGGCATCGTCAATGATTTGCTCGATTTTTCCAAAATCGAAGCGGGCAAGGTTGAGATTGAAAATATGCCTTTTAATATTGAGTCCGTTATTCAGAATGTTCTAAGTATCATTTCCTATCGTTTGCAAGAGACTAATGTGGAGCTTCAGCTTAACAAAAGCCCAGAGTTGCCTAATTGGTTTATTGGAGATAAGAAGAGGATTGAACAAATATTATTAAACCTTTTGAATAATTCGGCTAAGTTTACAGAAACAGGACATATCTATGTGTCTGTGGAAGTGAATAAATCAGAAGAAGATGATATGCATAAGCTTTGCTTTTATATTGAAGATACTGGGATTGGCATGACCCAGGATCAACTAAAGCATTTATTCAAACCTTTTATGCAAGCGGATGCGAGTATTAATCGACGTTTTGGAGGGACAGGGCTTGGGCTTTCCATTGTTAAAAATCTGGTGGACACGATGGATGGGACCGTCTCTGTTGAAAGTGAAGAAGATAAAGGAACGATTTTTCGGGTTGAATTACCTGTAAAAATTGATGAAGAGCGGGAAAAAGCTTATCGTGAAAACATAAAAAAAACAAATCTAAACCATTTGCATACATTAATTATCTCCAATAATGAACCGTTAAATGAACGCATTACAAGTTATCTAAAAAGCTTTGGAATGTCTTGCCAAATCATGGAAACAATAGTCGATGGGAAAATGTGGATTGAGCATAAGAATCTTTATGATTTAGTTATTTTAGATTATGATATTGATACGGAATCGGTTTTTGATTTTACAAGAAACTTAAAAAGCAATGAAAAAATCAGTAAAGTTCCTAAGATTATTATGTTATTACCAGTCATGCGTGAAGATTTATTTGAACAGATGGAAAGATACGATGTTGATATTGGTATTGGAAAACCGTTGATTCCTTCGGTACTGTTTAACGGAATTATTGATTTGTATGGACATAATTATGAAAGAACGTCTTCTCAAAGCATTACCCTAGTGGAGGAAAATACACATACCATCTTACTAATTGAAGATAATGTAACCAACCAATTGATTGCAGGCTCATTATTGGAAGAAGCCGGATATACGATTCTTATTGCAAGTAATGGAGAAGAAGGGGTTGAAACTTTTCAAAAACATAAAGATGAGACGAGTATTGTACTTATGGATTTACATATGCCTATTATGAATGGTTATGAAGCGGCAAGAGCCATACGTAGTATGTCGCCGGATGTTCCTATTGTAGCTATGACTGCAGATATGATTGAAGGGGTCAAAGAAGAATGTGAAGAGCATGGAATGCATTACTTTATTGGGAAACCTTTTGAGCCATCCCAATTAGCAAAGACTATTCATGAAATAATTAATAAGCAAGATGCAAAGAGACGTCAAGCGTCTAAGACAAGCCGTGACCTAATACAACCACAAATTCTTAATGAAAAAGAAGGTATGAAGCAACTTGGCCATAATAAGGAACTCTACCAGCAAGTACTTAATGCGTTCTATGAGGAGAACAAGCATTTTGTAGATTATTTTAACAAACTAGTGACTAGCAAGCAATATAATCAAAGCCGAGAAATGATCCATAAGATTAAAGGTAGTTTGGGAAATCTTGGCTGTCATGAAATGCATCAGTTGGCAAAAAATCTCCAATATGCATTCGAAGCCAAAGACGAAGAACAAATCCATGATTTAACGCATGCTTTTTTACCTAAAATGCGGCAATTGATGGTAGAGATTGAAGAAAATCTTTAA
- a CDS encoding AraC family transcriptional regulator → MNRSLIKEKLKNMDMEYKHPPYSLETKLLSEISLGLLSEALTTLAQINGLDRAALSSNSLRSMKNSMIASCTIFTRAIIRAGVTPEDAFDLSDHFIKKIELFEDIEQLEAFEYSMVKDFIGLVNATKTHHYSQAISKVIRYISENATSKLTVKELADMTHLSADYLSNLFHKEVGVSITTYIQERKIAIAKNFLEFSTLKITEIAYVLEYCNSAYFSNVFKKQTGMSPAQYRKNTL, encoded by the coding sequence ATGAATCGTTCTCTAATCAAAGAAAAATTAAAGAATATGGACATGGAATATAAGCATCCTCCCTATTCATTAGAGACAAAATTATTAAGTGAAATCAGCTTAGGTTTACTTTCTGAGGCATTGACCACATTAGCTCAGATTAATGGTTTAGACCGTGCGGCTTTATCATCAAATTCTTTACGGTCTATGAAAAACTCAATGATTGCTTCTTGCACAATCTTTACTCGAGCCATTATTCGTGCAGGTGTTACTCCTGAAGATGCTTTTGATTTAAGTGATCACTTTATCAAAAAAATCGAATTGTTCGAAGACATCGAACAACTGGAGGCTTTTGAATATTCGATGGTCAAGGATTTTATTGGCTTAGTTAATGCGACCAAGACCCATCATTATTCCCAAGCCATCTCAAAGGTCATTCGCTATATTTCTGAAAATGCCACATCAAAACTTACGGTAAAAGAACTTGCTGACATGACACATTTATCCGCAGATTACTTATCCAACCTTTTTCACAAGGAAGTTGGAGTATCTATAACCACCTATATACAAGAACGAAAAATAGCTATTGCCAAAAATTTTTTAGAATTTTCAACATTAAAAATAACGGAAATTGCCTACGTACTAGAATATTGCAATTCAGCCTATTTTTCCAATGTTTTTAAAAAACAAACCGGAATGAGCCCGGCCCAATATCGAAAAAACACTTTATAA
- a CDS encoding rod shape-determining protein — MFKQKIAIDLGTTNTLVYDSKKGLVYNEPTVIAIDRKTKRCLTAGHEAKDMVGRTTDNIEAIHPLSQGVISDFDSAQKLIEFLLKKIGISRKSKPRMIICAPSGGSEVEKKAVEDVAYHSGAGKVTVVDEPIAAAIGSGLSIGEPVGRMLVDIGGGTTDVAVISLGGIVLSTSLKVAGNDFDEAMIRYIRNSYNLLIGDKTAERLKVSIGALFTDEDNSKITITGRDLVSGLPKSIEISRNETVPVFKVVASQILDAILGVLEKTPGELAADISLDGIMLTGGGSMLLGMDRFIHEKTGVDIVKAKEPLASVGLGLDIIAKQGIK, encoded by the coding sequence ATGTTTAAACAGAAAATTGCTATAGATCTTGGAACAACCAATACATTAGTATATGACTCAAAAAAAGGATTAGTCTATAATGAACCGACAGTAATTGCAATCGATCGAAAAACTAAGCGCTGTTTGACAGCGGGACATGAAGCAAAAGATATGGTGGGAAGGACAACCGATAATATTGAAGCGATACATCCGCTTTCACAAGGAGTGATCTCGGACTTTGATTCAGCCCAAAAATTGATTGAATTCTTATTAAAAAAAATAGGGATAAGCCGAAAGTCAAAGCCTCGAATGATTATATGTGCACCTAGTGGTGGTTCAGAAGTTGAAAAAAAAGCGGTAGAAGATGTTGCCTACCATTCAGGTGCAGGAAAAGTCACAGTTGTTGATGAGCCTATTGCAGCAGCAATAGGAAGTGGACTAAGTATAGGCGAACCGGTGGGGCGCATGCTTGTTGATATTGGCGGAGGAACGACAGATGTTGCAGTGATTTCTCTTGGAGGAATTGTCTTAAGTACCTCACTTAAGGTGGCAGGTAATGATTTTGATGAAGCGATGATCCGATATATTCGCAACAGCTATAACCTTCTTATTGGAGATAAAACGGCAGAACGATTAAAAGTTTCGATAGGTGCATTATTTACGGATGAAGATAATAGTAAGATAACCATTACCGGAAGAGATTTGGTTTCTGGGCTACCAAAAAGCATAGAAATCTCTCGAAATGAGACTGTACCGGTATTTAAAGTTGTTGCTAGTCAGATATTGGATGCCATTTTAGGCGTCCTTGAAAAAACGCCTGGAGAGCTGGCGGCAGATATATCGTTAGATGGAATTATGCTTACAGGTGGTGGAAGCATGTTATTAGGAATGGATAGGTTTATACATGAAAAAACAGGCGTGGACATTGTCAAGGCAAAAGAACCTTTGGCGAGTGTGGGTCTTGGACTGGATATTATTGCAAAACAAGGGATAAAATAG
- a CDS encoding aldo/keto reductase: MKYRILGKTGYEISEVSFGSWAIGGTWGTVDDDTSMRAIQEAIDQGVNFFDTADVYGDGRSERLLGKLANSHKDKIYIATKAGRRLDPHIASGYSIQNIRQFLERSLKNLDVERVDLLQLHCPPSQVYENEELFYGLDGLVKEGKIAHYGVSVEKVSEALRAMDYEHLATVQIIYNMFRLKPEETFFEKARLNDVGVIARVPLASGMLTGKMTAQTTFEKDDHRFFNRQGEAFDKGETFSGVPYEVGLEAVEQLKRIQPEHISMAQFALKWILMNPDVSCVIPGGKTVEQVRQNTNSSKIEALSDDVMMEVRKVYDTLIRPHVHHLW, from the coding sequence ATGAAGTATCGAATCTTAGGTAAGACAGGATATGAGATTTCGGAAGTTTCCTTTGGGTCATGGGCAATTGGAGGAACTTGGGGAACGGTTGATGACGATACCAGTATGCGAGCGATACAAGAAGCGATTGACCAAGGGGTTAACTTTTTTGATACAGCAGATGTATATGGTGATGGTCGCAGTGAACGTTTGCTTGGAAAACTGGCGAATAGCCACAAAGACAAGATTTATATTGCGACCAAAGCAGGACGACGTTTAGATCCGCATATCGCATCCGGATATTCGATACAAAATATTCGTCAATTTTTAGAACGTAGTTTGAAGAACCTTGATGTTGAACGGGTGGACTTGCTTCAGTTGCATTGTCCTCCCTCTCAAGTATATGAAAATGAAGAGTTATTCTATGGCCTTGATGGACTGGTCAAAGAAGGAAAAATTGCACATTACGGAGTCAGTGTTGAAAAGGTGTCAGAGGCCTTAAGAGCAATGGACTATGAACATCTTGCTACAGTACAAATCATATATAATATGTTCCGATTGAAACCGGAAGAAACTTTTTTTGAAAAAGCGCGCCTTAATGATGTAGGTGTTATTGCACGCGTTCCTTTAGCTAGTGGGATGCTTACTGGAAAGATGACGGCGCAGACTACGTTTGAAAAAGATGATCATCGTTTCTTTAATCGTCAAGGGGAAGCATTTGACAAAGGAGAAACCTTTTCCGGTGTTCCTTATGAAGTAGGTCTTGAAGCGGTTGAACAGTTAAAAAGAATTCAGCCGGAACATATTTCAATGGCACAGTTTGCATTGAAGTGGATTCTAATGAATCCGGATGTAAGTTGTGTTATTCCTGGAGGAAAAACGGTAGAGCAGGTACGCCAAAATACAAATAGTTCAAAAATTGAAGCGCTCTCAGATGATGTGATGATGGAAGTGCGTAAAGTATATGATACGTTGATACGTCCCCATGTCCATCACTTGTGGTAA